The Gordonia sp. KTR9 genome contains a region encoding:
- a CDS encoding oxygenase MpaB family protein, whose translation MTVDVPPGPTAAPADLPFPRRHRAAESRGRRIGKLLKVYNHLREPTDDELARLGRRLRARDEPAAALVRAMRLPRDADGRVSMRQFEQALAGDMPSDAPAALRDFFALVEDTPDWVDPDLCDRGAAVYRRFGQNANDVLLQLSLIGGYRFGGPADLLVATGGLTGNTVIRRLGETQTWAIAVGEPGGMARDGAGWRLTVHVRLMHALVNERYEHNGRRDIDQWGLPINQSDLAATLNLFSGALMMGVRALGVPVSRDDSRALMHLWKYVGWLIGVDDDWLFDSEREQHQLSYAVLLAQHDVTDAGAALTTAIVDAQDRLHYRLFPRLAARYTRARLVSMLQGFLGVRGMRDLGLRPALPWAFGLAWIRNTLTYQVIARTPAGPRYLEWTGARARRRALFRHFGPDTPDIGSLAER comes from the coding sequence ATGACCGTCGATGTGCCGCCCGGCCCGACCGCCGCGCCGGCCGACCTCCCGTTTCCGCGACGCCATCGAGCCGCCGAGTCCCGCGGCCGACGCATCGGCAAACTCCTGAAGGTCTACAACCATCTCCGCGAACCCACCGACGACGAGCTCGCTCGGCTCGGGCGCCGGCTGCGCGCACGGGACGAACCCGCTGCGGCGCTGGTCCGGGCCATGCGTCTCCCGAGGGATGCCGACGGCCGGGTGTCGATGCGCCAGTTCGAGCAGGCGCTCGCCGGCGACATGCCGTCCGACGCCCCGGCCGCCCTCCGCGACTTCTTCGCCCTCGTCGAAGACACCCCGGACTGGGTCGATCCCGATCTCTGCGACCGCGGCGCCGCGGTCTACCGACGGTTCGGCCAGAACGCCAACGACGTCCTCTTGCAGCTCTCGCTGATCGGCGGTTACCGCTTCGGCGGGCCCGCCGATCTGCTGGTCGCAACCGGCGGCCTCACCGGGAACACCGTCATCCGACGGCTCGGCGAGACACAGACCTGGGCCATCGCGGTCGGCGAACCGGGCGGCATGGCACGCGACGGCGCGGGCTGGCGGCTCACCGTCCACGTGCGTCTCATGCATGCCCTCGTGAACGAGAGGTACGAGCACAACGGCCGCCGGGACATCGACCAGTGGGGTCTGCCGATCAACCAGTCCGATCTCGCCGCAACGCTGAACCTCTTCAGCGGCGCACTGATGATGGGGGTCCGCGCCCTCGGCGTCCCGGTGAGCCGCGACGACTCCCGCGCGCTGATGCATCTCTGGAAGTACGTCGGCTGGCTGATCGGGGTCGACGACGACTGGCTCTTCGACTCCGAACGTGAGCAGCACCAGCTGAGCTACGCGGTCCTGCTGGCACAGCACGACGTGACCGACGCCGGCGCGGCGCTCACCACGGCGATCGTCGACGCACAGGATCGCCTGCACTACCGGCTGTTCCCCCGGCTGGCCGCGCGCTACACCCGGGCCCGCCTGGTCAGCATGCTGCAGGGTTTCCTCGGTGTCCGCGGGATGCGCGACCTCGGATTGCGGCCCGCCCTGCCCTGGGCCTTCGGTCTCGCGTGGATACGCAACACGCTCACCTACCAGGTCATCGCGCGAACGCCGGCCGGCCCGCGCTATCTGGAATGGACCGGTGCCCGCGCCCGACGCCGAGCCCTCTTCCGCCACTTCGGCCCCGACACTCCCGACATCGGTTCGCTCGCGGAGCGCTGA